The Plectropomus leopardus isolate mb unplaced genomic scaffold, YSFRI_Pleo_2.0 unplaced_scaffold5048, whole genome shotgun sequence genome contains the following window.
GAGAGGTCTGCTTGTCTTGTCATAGTAGGTCTTTTGTGTGATCCTTTTCGCGAGAAGCTGAGCATGCACTTCCTCAGGCTTGCACATTTTGGGTTCAAGCAGTCTTTTGGAGACAGGGAGAGTAGTGCGTGTCTGTCTCGACATGAGTCTTTGTGCTGGAGATCCAAGTTTGGTGTCACGGGGTATATTCCTTAAGTTGAGCAGGTTGAGAAAGACGTCGGTTTTATCTCTGTGAGATTTCTCCATGAGACTTTTAGCACTACGGACAGCTCTCTCTGCTAGTCCATTAGATTGGGGATACTCAGGGCTGCTTGTTACATGAGTGAAGTCCCACTGTTCTGCAAAGTATTTAAAGCGCTGACTTGCAAACTGTCGTCCATTGTCTGTAATGAGAGTGTGAGGCGCTCCGTGGACTGAAAAGTGACGTTTCAGCTTACCAATGACTGTAGCAGATGTGAGATCACGTAACAGGTCAATCTCAAACCAGCCTGAGAAGGAATCCACAAGAACCAGGTACTGCTGGTTGTACCAGTCAAAGATGTCTGCTGCTAAAGTTGACCAGGGCAGCTCTGGAACAGGGTGTAAGTGAAGCGGCTCCTTCTGTTGGTGTGGTTTTGTACTGTTGCACACTGAGCATGCCTGCACTTCCTCTTCAATATCCTTTGTCATAGTCGGCCAGAACACAATACCTCTCGCTCTCCGTTTTGTTGCCTCTGCACCAGGGTGTCCCCTGTGTAGCATGCTGACGTACATCTTTTGTAAGGATTGGGGGACCACCGTTCTCTGTCCTTTCATGACGATGTCATCCTCAATAGTCAGTTCATCCCTGAAAGGAAAGTAGGGACGCACAGCAGTCTGGAGACTGTGCAGTCTGTTTGGCCAGCCATGTTTGATGGTGCTGCTGAGCATTTGGAGAGTTGGGTCGGTAGCAGTGTGCTCTCTTAGTTCCTGCAAACGAGCAGATGACACACAACAAACTGACATAACATCAAAATCATCAACTTCGTCCGTGAGCTGGGTTTTGGTGCTCCTGGGAGCCTGTGACAAAGTATCAGCCAAGTGCATCTGTTTTCCACTTTTGTACACGAGAGTGATGCTGTACTTTTGAAGTCTTAGCATCATGCGTTGCAGTCTAGCTGGTGCTGCATGGATGGGCTTTTTGATAATCGTCACAGGAGGTTGATGGTCAGTCTCGATAGTGATTGGCTTGCCATAGATGTAATCATGAAACTTGGAGCATGCAAACACGACTGCTAGCAGCTCTTTTTCAATTTGGGCATACCgactctctgtgtctgtgagagtACGCGAGGCATAAGCTACAGGTTTGCCTTCCTGTAGGCATGCTGCACCAAGTCCATATTGTGAAGCGTCACAAGTGAGTGTGACAGGTTTGTGAACATCGTAGTATGACAGTACTGGGGGGTTTGACATGTGTTCTTTTAAAGTGTCAAAAGAACGTTGCTGCTGTTCATGCCATGACCACtcagtgtctttgtgtgttagTTGTCGGAGTGGAGCAGTGATTCCACTGTAGTTAGGAATGAATTTCCCAAGGTAGTTGA
Protein-coding sequences here:
- the LOC121939548 gene encoding uncharacterized protein K02A2.6-like produces the protein MKDQVKAELDRMQELGVITPISEPTDWVSSMVATNKKDKKEIRICINPKDLNTALKRPHHPMRTVDDVASQMFLRMPFGISSASEVFQRTMEQIFAGYPCAIIVDDILIGGKDIEEHDANLRKVLNRAREVKLRLNPLKCKFRLNQELREHTATDPTLQMLSSTIKHGWPNRLHSLQTAVRPYFPFRDELTIEDDIVMKGQRTVVPQSLQKMYVSMLHRGHPGAEATKRRARGIVFWPTMTKDIEEEVQACSVCNSTKPHQQKEPLHLHPVPELPWSTLAADIFDWYNQQYLVLVDSFSGWFEIDLLRDLTSATVIGKLKRHFSVHGAPHTLITDNGRQFASQRFKYFAEQWDFTHVTSSPEYPQSNGLAERAVRSAKSLMEKSHRDKTDVFLNLLNLRNIPRDTKLGSPAQRLMSRQTRTTLPVSKRLLEPKMCKPEEVHAQLLAKRITQKTYYDKT